A genomic window from Parvularcula sp. LCG005 includes:
- a CDS encoding fused MFS/spermidine synthase, with the protein MTDSAIVSPRTSFQTSRVGVLPYALTIFLSAALIFLVQPMFAKMVLPILGGAPSVWNVTLVCFQAALLLGYLYAHLLSRLASLRLQIIIHAIVVIMAASVLPLGLTGMLGDPDPHRPALWLSAAFALSIAPPFTALSATAPLIQSWYSRSGRPDAADPYYLYGASNIGSIIGLVAYPVLLEPLMSLSGQSFVWSSAYVLVGAALIACGWLAFNTGRHAGPNHTAGTVEDCPAPNWRERLTWLTLAFVPSSLLVGATTHITTDVAAGPFLWAPPLIAYIGSFIIVFSKAGPRATRWAVSVAPYVTAALLLFLCHNLFAAPLLPMLLLNITMVLVAGLVCHGTLAARRPSTAHLTEFYLIMSLGGVIGGAFNALLAPVLFNDVVEYPLVLLALLVLLPGTRGTWQRKDLAIATLSVLAVLAALAVTSATDRSGAIGALYILLVMPIVMMLISKDHRYLPTFAGALAYFGSGIVSAQHTPTLATERGFFGVVSVDEVDGLRRMIHGTTVHGAQYTDEVGRPTPLMYYHPDTPIGQAYAAFADKPRTGAVGLGVGASACLLSPNQSVTFFEIDPVVVRTAQNTDWFTFLSQCAPEAPIVLGDGRLTLMQASPASLDLLLIDAFSSDVVPTHLLTREAMRGYVSRLSDDGVLIFHISNRYMDLEPVLARIAEAEGLVMRAQRFQPDHAGDGLSILPTHAVVLARATSDLAALDTDARWRHVQSDGGRPWTDDYINMLGVLLAHQK; encoded by the coding sequence ATGACCGACTCGGCTATTGTTTCGCCGCGGACCAGTTTCCAGACGTCGCGCGTCGGCGTGCTGCCCTATGCCCTGACGATCTTTCTCAGTGCCGCGCTCATTTTTCTGGTCCAACCCATGTTCGCCAAGATGGTTCTGCCCATTCTGGGCGGAGCGCCGAGCGTCTGGAATGTAACGCTTGTCTGTTTTCAGGCAGCGCTGCTGCTAGGGTATCTATACGCGCATCTCCTGTCGCGGCTGGCCTCCCTGCGTCTTCAGATCATCATTCACGCCATTGTCGTGATCATGGCCGCCAGCGTTCTGCCTCTGGGCCTGACCGGCATGCTTGGTGATCCTGATCCCCATCGCCCGGCCCTTTGGCTCAGCGCCGCCTTCGCCCTGTCGATCGCCCCGCCCTTTACCGCGCTCTCCGCCACCGCCCCGCTGATTCAGTCCTGGTATTCGCGGTCGGGCCGACCAGATGCGGCGGATCCCTATTATCTCTATGGCGCCAGCAATATTGGCTCGATCATCGGCCTCGTAGCCTATCCGGTCCTACTGGAACCGCTCATGTCCTTGAGCGGACAATCCTTTGTGTGGAGCAGCGCCTATGTGCTGGTGGGCGCGGCGCTCATCGCCTGCGGGTGGCTGGCGTTCAACACCGGACGACATGCGGGGCCAAACCACACCGCAGGCACCGTCGAAGACTGCCCTGCACCCAACTGGCGAGAACGCCTGACCTGGCTTACGCTCGCCTTCGTCCCATCGAGCCTTCTCGTTGGTGCAACGACCCACATCACAACAGATGTGGCGGCCGGGCCGTTTCTGTGGGCGCCGCCGCTGATCGCCTATATCGGCAGCTTCATCATCGTCTTTTCCAAAGCCGGTCCCCGCGCGACCCGCTGGGCGGTGTCCGTTGCGCCCTATGTGACAGCGGCGCTTCTGCTCTTCCTGTGCCACAACCTGTTCGCCGCGCCGTTGCTGCCAATGCTGCTGCTGAACATCACCATGGTGCTGGTGGCGGGCCTTGTCTGTCACGGCACCTTGGCCGCACGTCGTCCGTCCACGGCGCATCTGACCGAATTCTACCTCATCATGTCGCTGGGCGGTGTTATCGGCGGGGCCTTCAACGCCCTGCTCGCGCCCGTGCTTTTCAACGATGTCGTCGAATACCCGCTGGTTCTCCTCGCTCTGCTGGTCCTGTTGCCTGGCACCCGGGGCACCTGGCAGCGCAAGGATCTGGCCATCGCGACCCTGTCGGTCCTGGCCGTTCTTGCCGCGCTGGCCGTCACAAGTGCCACCGACAGATCCGGAGCGATCGGCGCCCTTTACATCCTTCTGGTCATGCCGATCGTCATGATGCTGATCAGCAAGGATCATCGATATCTGCCTACCTTTGCCGGTGCCCTCGCCTATTTCGGCAGCGGTATCGTCTCCGCCCAGCATACGCCGACCCTTGCCACCGAGCGCGGGTTCTTCGGCGTCGTCAGTGTCGATGAGGTCGACGGCCTGCGTCGGATGATCCACGGCACCACGGTCCACGGCGCACAGTACACAGATGAAGTGGGTCGCCCGACACCGCTTATGTATTATCACCCCGACACCCCTATCGGACAGGCCTATGCAGCGTTCGCTGACAAGCCGCGCACCGGCGCGGTCGGCTTAGGGGTCGGCGCCTCCGCCTGCCTTCTGTCGCCAAATCAGTCGGTGACGTTTTTCGAGATCGATCCGGTGGTCGTCCGTACGGCACAGAATACAGACTGGTTCACCTTCCTGTCCCAGTGCGCGCCTGAGGCCCCTATTGTGCTTGGCGATGGTCGCCTGACCCTGATGCAGGCGTCTCCTGCGTCCTTAGACCTCCTGCTGATCGACGCTTTCAGTTCGGACGTTGTTCCCACGCACCTCCTGACGCGTGAGGCCATGCGCGGCTATGTCAGTCGACTGAGCGATGACGGCGTCCTGATCTTCCATATCTCAAACCGCTACATGGACCTCGAGCCCGTCCTGGCGCGGATTGCCGAAGCAGAAGGCCTGGTTATGCGGGCCCAACGGTTCCAGCCGGATCACGCCGGGGACGGGCTGTCGATCCTGCCGACCCATGCCGTCGTCCTTGCACGCGCGACAAGCGATCTGGCCGCCCTGGATACCGATGCGCGCTGGCGACACGTGCAGAGTGATGGCGGTCGGCCATGGACCGATGACTACATCAACATGCTGGGCGTCCTTCTCGCGCACCAGAAATAA
- a CDS encoding prepilin peptidase — translation MSALAIPFWTWLLLGAVAGLLGGSFLTVLVSRGPVLWKLVDPPEGGLPRPYSLALPRSHCPACRTQLSMIDLIPILGYLRARGQCRHCGVSIPRRYLLIELAGGLAGLLAAAVFTAPLIALHALVVLLVLLALGVIDHRTGYLPDALTLPLIGLGFAAALVPFYVSLMAALIGAAIGYGLLWGISTGYRALRGQEGLGLGDAKLVAALGALVGIYALPFVILLASASALAIAMIFAKTAGGFSAQTEIRFGPYLAGAGAAVFLWSHAFPLWSPWLS, via the coding sequence ATGAGCGCGTTGGCGATTCCCTTCTGGACATGGCTTCTGCTTGGGGCCGTTGCGGGTCTGCTCGGCGGCAGTTTCCTGACGGTGCTGGTGTCGCGGGGACCGGTCCTGTGGAAACTGGTGGACCCGCCCGAAGGCGGTCTGCCTCGCCCCTACTCCCTCGCCTTGCCGCGATCGCACTGCCCCGCCTGCCGAACGCAACTGTCGATGATCGATCTCATTCCCATCCTTGGATATCTGCGGGCCCGGGGCCAGTGCCGACATTGCGGCGTCTCTATACCGCGGCGTTATCTGCTGATTGAACTGGCCGGCGGCCTGGCCGGCCTGCTGGCGGCGGCTGTGTTCACGGCTCCCCTGATCGCGCTGCATGCGCTTGTTGTCCTGCTTGTTCTACTGGCGCTGGGGGTGATCGACCACCGCACAGGCTATCTGCCCGATGCACTGACGCTGCCCCTCATCGGGCTGGGATTCGCCGCGGCGCTCGTGCCCTTTTACGTCAGCCTGATGGCTGCCCTGATCGGGGCGGCGATTGGCTACGGCCTTCTTTGGGGGATATCGACCGGCTATCGCGCCTTGCGGGGGCAGGAGGGTCTGGGCCTTGGCGATGCGAAACTTGTGGCTGCCCTTGGCGCGCTGGTCGGCATCTATGCCCTGCCCTTTGTCATCCTGCTGGCCTCCGCGAGCGCTCTTGCCATTGCGATGATATTCGCGAAGACGGCGGGCGGATTTTCAGCGCAGACCGAAATCCGCTTCGGCCCCTATCTCGCAGGCGCCGGCGCAGCCGTCTTTCTATGGAGCCATGCGTTTCCGCTCTGGTCGCCCTGGCTGAGCTGA